From the Scophthalmus maximus strain ysfricsl-2021 chromosome 11, ASM2237912v1, whole genome shotgun sequence genome, one window contains:
- the synrg gene encoding synergin gamma isoform X6 — protein sequence MALRPGSGGGGSFMYPVGGGLGPPQGLVPMQQQQQQQQQGFPIVPVMQPNMQGMMGMNFGGQMTPGAMPMQQGGMAIGMQNPGMQFLGQPQFMGMRPAGPQYTADMQKQMAEEHQKRLEQQQKMLEEDRKRRQFEEQKQKLRLLSSVKPKTGEKSRDDALEAIKGNLDGFSRDAKMHPTPSSQSKKPDSSPSHPSVTTHSLPPALSEDNDDFSDFQGPLEAPASFPLPSSSAPSAFGLSSQAHVQPVSPVPKKGFSEDDDEFSDFVQGPVNTLPSSNFHLSSQDQIQPPFPSSQSLPQSLPASVSIPTASQHSVVDTSSQSTFQGPSLEEKLYSSYDLTADKTAQVSFKSRRSLAEMGPRAKVSAQFQSSTKARNWAAAQEDLGSVFATTELHEAPVSAPSVPPSAADSSSKTSSESGVGVYPQQEHIQPMLPAWAYNDSLVPEMFKKVLEFTMTPAGIDTAKLYPILMSSGLPREALGQIWASANRTTPGMLTKEELYTVLALIGVAQSGLPAMNVEILSQFPSPPVPNLPALAMAMAPVMPQHQQPMITQPPVSMAMPSPTPAVMAMTPAAPAQPPTNTNFIANFPPAQLLLMQATKVDDDDFQDFQEAPKAGAKDPPFTEFQGESGGSFPTTTAQQHQNSAPAMLTPVSGSSSAPVTSSDKYAVFKQLSVDPPAEPTTHVSDVGDKYSVFRQLEQPADKKSVAGGAVAAPQDDFADFMAFGSSGGEPKGDSSVGVQGETTTQQRPQQNSDKYDVFKQLSLEGGLAYDDTKESGGGSFSSLKSDTEDFADFQSSKFCTALGASEKTLVDKVSAFKQGKEDSASVKSLDLPSIGGSSVGKDDSEDALSVQLDMKLSDMGGDLKHVMSDSSLDLPGLSAHQPPATEGDDLKFDPFGTSDLSTLASYDWSEREECLPSELRKSQGIEGASLPSLVPAQRKELTVGSAENISSGSVAKITTSFPTEDGSSMDDKFEPFADFGSGDHGGVVDDEDDFGDFASTVSEKSDSPTATAEMGSDGNQSEAPDEFGTFQGDKPKFGKSDFLKASTQAKVKSSEEMIKNELATFDLSVQGSHKRSHSLGEKEIGRSPPSPAPEHLFRDRSNTLSERPALPVIRDKYKDLTGEVEESERYAYEWQRCLESALEVITKANNTLNGISSSSVCTEVIQSAQGMEYLLGVVEVFRVTRRVELGIKATAVSSEKLQQLLKDVSRVWNNLMGFMSLAKLAPDESSLDFSSCILRHGIKNAKELACGVCLLNVDARSKDKEESAIGRLFKRAFNSETDNFKLLYGGHQYHASCANFWINCVEPKPPGLILPDLL from the exons tTTTATGTATCCTGTTGGAGGGGGCTTGGGACCGCCACAAG gctTGGTACCcatgcagcagcaacagcagcaacaacagcagggcTTCCCTATCGTTCCGGTCATGCAGCCTAACATGCAGGGCATGATGGGAATGAACTTTGGGGGGCAGATGACCCCAGGAGCCATGCCTATGCAG CAGGGCGGGATGGCGATTGGGATGCAGAACCCCGGGATGCAGTTTTTGGGTCAGCCACAGTTTATGGGTATGAGACCTGCTGGACCCCAGTACACTGCTGACATGCAGAAACAAATGGCTGAGGAGCACCA AAAGCGTctagagcagcagcagaagatgcTGGAGGAAGACAGGAAAAGAAGGCAATTTgaggagcagaaacagaagCTGAGGCTGCTCAGCAGTGTCAAACCCAAG ACAGGGGAGAAGAGCCGTGACGATGCCTTGGAGGCTATCAAAGGGAACCTGGACGGCTTCAGCAGAGATGCGAAGATGCACCCCACTCCATCATCACAGTCAAAGAAGCCAG ACTCATCGCCATCACACCCGTCTGTCACcactcactccctccccccAGCTTTGTCTGAGGACAATGACGACTTTAGTGACTTTCAGGGGCCTCTAGAGGCCCCAgcctccttccctctgccctcctcctccgctccctctgCCTTTGGCCTCTCCTCTCAGGCCCACGTCCAGCCTGTTTCCCCTGTCCCCAAGAAAGGTTTCtctgaggatgatgatgagtttAGCGACTTTGTTCAGGGTCCTGTAAACACTCTCCCTTCCTCCAacttccacctctcctctcaaGACCAAATCCAACCTCCGTTCCCTTCCTCACAATCCCTCCCTCAgtccctccctgcctctgtgTCCATTCCCACTGCCTCCCAACACTCTGTTGTCGACACCAGCTCCCAATCTACATTTCAAG GCCCATCCCTGGAAGAGAAGCTATATTCCTCATACGATCTTACTGCTGATAAGACGGCCCAGGTTAGCTTTAAATCCAGGCGGAGTTTGGCTGAAATGGGTCCTAGAGCTAAAGTTTCAGCCCAGTTTCAATCTAGCACTAAAGCGAGGAACTGGGCTGCGGCCCAAGAGGACTTGGGTTCTGTCTTCGCCACTACAGAGCTACATGAGGCACCAGTGTCGGCACCCAGCGTTCCCCCATCAGCTGCTGATTCGTCCTCCAAAACCAGTAGTGAAAGTG GTGTTGGTGTGTACCCACAACAAGAGCACATCCAGCCCATGCTGCCAGCCTGGGCGTACAATGACAGCCTCGTCCCAG AAATGTTCAAGAAGGTTCTTGAATTCACCATGACCCCAGCAGGGATAGACACAGCCAAGCTCTACCCAATATTAATGTCATCAGGTCTCCCCAGGGAAGCACTGGGACAAATCTGGGCGTCCGCCAACCGCACAACACCTGGCATGCTGACCAAGGAGGAGCTCTATACTGTTCTTGCACTAATTGGTGTGGCGCAg AGCGGCCTCCCAGCGATGAATGTGGAAATCCTCAGTCAGTTCCCTTCTCCACCAGTGCCCAACCTGCCGGCCCTGGCTATGGCCATGGCCCCTGTCATGCCCCAGCACCAGCAGCCCATGATAACCCAGCCCCCAGTCTCCATGGCTATGCCCTCACCAACACCAGCAGTAATGGCCATGACACCTGCAGCACCAGCTCAACCGCCCACAAACACTAACTTCATCGCCAACTTTCCTCCTGCACAG CTGTTGTTGATGCAGGCGACCAAAGTAGATGACGACGACTTCCAGGACTTCCAGGAGGCTCCAAAGGCAGGAGCAAAAGATCCGCCCTTTACTGAGTTCCAGGGGGAGTCAGGAGGAAGTTTCCCCACCACCACAGCACAGCAACACCAAAACAG TGCGCCTGCCATGCTGACTCCAGTGTCTGGTTCCTCCTCCGCCCCCGTGACATCCTCTGATAAGTACGCTGTCTTCAAGCAGCTGTCTGTGGATCCACCTGCAGAGCCCACAACCCACGTCTCAG ATGTTGGAGACAAATACAGTGTTTTCAGACAGCTCGAGCAACCTGCTGACAAGAAATCAGTCG CAGGCGGAGCTGTTGCAGCGCCTCAGGACGACTTTGCAGACTTCATGGCGTTCGGCAGTTCTGGTGGGGAGCCTAAAGGTGACAGCAGCGTCGGGGTGCAAGGAGAGACCACCACGCAGCAGAGGCCTCAGCAGAACTCAGACAAGTACGACGTATTCAAACAGCTGTCTCTGGAGGGAGGCCTCGCCTACGATGACACCAAGgagagcggcggcggctcctTCTCGTCCCTCAAGAGCGACACAGAGGACTTTGCCGACTTTCAGTCCTCAAAGTTCTGCACGGCACTCGGGGCGTCCGAGAAGACTCTGGTGGACAAGGTGAGCGCTTTCAAACAGGGCAAAGAGGACTCCGCCTCTGTCAAGTCACTCGACCTCCCGTCCATTGGAGGGAGCAGTGTGGGGAAAGACGACTCCGAGGACGCGCTGTCAGTGCAGCTGGACATGAAGCTGTCGGATATGGGCGGAGACCTGAAGCACGTGATGTCGGACAGCTCCCTGGATTTGCCAGGTCTCTCGGCCCACCAGCCCCCCGCTACAG AAGGAGACGACCTGAAATTTGACCCCTTTGGGACATCGGACCTCAGCACCCTTGCCAGCTATGACTGGTCAGAGCGGGAGGAATGTCTGCCCAGTGAGCTCAGAAAGTCGCAGGGCATAGAGGGAGCTTCCCTTCCATCTTTAGTCCCAGCACAGAGGAAGGAGCTGACAGTTGGCAGTGCTGAAAACATCTCAAGCGGCTCCGTGGCAAAGATCACCACCTCCTTCCCCACGGAGGATGGCTCATCGATGGATGACAAGTTTGAACCCTTCGCAGACTTTGGCTCCGGCGACCACGGCGGTGTTgtggacgacgaggacgacttTGGGGACTTTGCGAGCACCGTTTCTGAAAAGTCGGACTCGCCCACTGCCACGGCCGAGATGGGCTCTGACGGAAACCAAAGTGAAGCCCCTGATGAGTTTGGCACCTTCCAGGGGGACAAGCCCAAGTTTGGCAAGTCTGACTTCCTCAAGGCGAGCACTCAGGCCAAAGTCAAGTCCAGCGAGGAGATGATCAAGAACGAGCTGGCGACCTTTGACCTATCCGTTCAAG GCTCCCACAAACGCAGTCACAGTTTGGGTGAGAAGGAGATTGGCCGCTCGCCCccatctccagctccagagcATCTCTTCAGAGACCGATCCAACACCCTGAGTGAGAGGCCGGCCCTGCCCGTCATCAGGGACAAGTACAAGGACCTGactggggaggtggag GAGAGCGAGCGATACGCATACGAGTGGCAGAGGTGTCTGGAAAGTGCTTTAGAG GTCATCACCAAAGCTAACAACACCCTCAATGGcatcagcagctcctctgtctgcaCCGAGGTCATCCAGTCTGCTCAGGGCATGGAGTACCTGCTGG GTGTGGTGGAAGTGTTCCGCGTCACCCGGCGTGTGGAGCTGGGCATCAAGGCCACGGCGGTGAGCTCTGAGAAGCTGCAACAGCTGCTGAAGGACGTCAGCCGTGTGTGGAACAACCTCATGGGCTTCATGTCTCTGGCCAAGCTCGCT cctgatGAAAGCTCCCTAGATTTCTCCTCCTGTATTCTGAGGCACGGCATCAAAAATGCCAAGGAGTTggcgtgtggtgtgtgtctgctcaaCGTCGATGCGCGCAGCAAg GATAAAGAAGAAAGCGCTATTGGACGTCTGTTTAAACGa GCATTCAACTCCGAGACGGACAACTTCAAGCTGCTGTACGGGGGCCACCAGTACCACGCCAGCTGCGCCAATTTCTGGATTAACTGTGTGGAGCCCAAACCCCCGGGCCTCATCCTGCCTGACCTGCTCTga
- the synrg gene encoding synergin gamma isoform X1 — protein sequence MALRPGSGGGGSFMYPVGGGLGPPQGLVPMQQQQQQQQQGFPIVPVMQPNMQGMMGMNFGGQMTPGAMPMQQGGMAIGMQNPGMQFLGQPQFMGMRPAGPQYTADMQKQMAEEHQKRLEQQQKMLEEDRKRRQFEEQKQKLRLLSSVKPKTGEKSRDDALEAIKGNLDGFSRDAKMHPTPSSQSKKPDSSPSHPSVTTHSLPPALSEDNDDFSDFQGPLEAPASFPLPSSSAPSAFGLSSQAHVQPVSPVPKKGFSEDDDEFSDFVQGPVNTLPSSNFHLSSQDQIQPPFPSSQSLPQSLPASVSIPTASQHSVVDTSSQSTFQGPSLEEKLYSSYDLTADKTAQVSFKSRRSLAEMGPRAKVSAQFQSSTKARNWAAAQEDLGSVFATTELHEAPVSAPSVPPSAADSSSKTSSESGVGVYPQQEHIQPMLPAWAYNDSLVPEMFKKVLEFTMTPAGIDTAKLYPILMSSGLPREALGQIWASANRTTPGMLTKEELYTVLALIGVAQSGLPAMNVEILSQFPSPPVPNLPALAMAMAPVMPQHQQPMITQPPVSMAMPSPTPAVMAMTPAAPAQPPTNTNFIANFPPAQLLLMQATKVDDDDFQDFQEAPKAGAKDPPFTEFQGESGGSFPTTTAQQHQNSAPAMLTPVSGSSSAPVTSSDKYAVFKQLSVDPPAEPTTHVSDVGDKYSVFRQLEQPADKKSVGEGFADFKSVSADDGFTDFKTADSISPLDPSEQAKIFQPAFPSPFPNSQSLQQLPPQQQQQPAVTLSQSKKPLNIADLDLFSSIAPSAPAPTETQPSTFPSMSVPPSLVLLPGGSKAPGGGTNDFGDFALFGSSSDATQTSAAGGAVAAPQDDFADFMAFGSSGGEPKGDSSVGVQGETTTQQRPQQNSDKYDVFKQLSLEGGLAYDDTKESGGGSFSSLKSDTEDFADFQSSKFCTALGASEKTLVDKVSAFKQGKEDSASVKSLDLPSIGGSSVGKDDSEDALSVQLDMKLSDMGGDLKHVMSDSSLDLPGLSAHQPPATEGDDLKFDPFGTSDLSTLASYDWSEREECLPSELRKSQGIEGASLPSLVPAQRKELTVGSAENISSGSVAKITTSFPTEDGSSMDDKFEPFADFGSGDHGGVVDDEDDFGDFASTVSEKSDSPTATAEMGSDGNQSEAPDEFGTFQGDKPKFGKSDFLKASTQAKVKSSEEMIKNELATFDLSVQGSHKRSHSLGEKEIGRSPPSPAPEHLFRDRSNTLSERPALPVIRDKYKDLTGEVEESERYAYEWQRCLESALEVITKANNTLNGISSSSVCTEVIQSAQGMEYLLGVVEVFRVTRRVELGIKATAVSSEKLQQLLKDVSRVWNNLMGFMSLAKLAPDESSLDFSSCILRHGIKNAKELACGVCLLNVDARSKDKEESAIGRLFKRAFNSETDNFKLLYGGHQYHASCANFWINCVEPKPPGLILPDLL from the exons tTTTATGTATCCTGTTGGAGGGGGCTTGGGACCGCCACAAG gctTGGTACCcatgcagcagcaacagcagcaacaacagcagggcTTCCCTATCGTTCCGGTCATGCAGCCTAACATGCAGGGCATGATGGGAATGAACTTTGGGGGGCAGATGACCCCAGGAGCCATGCCTATGCAG CAGGGCGGGATGGCGATTGGGATGCAGAACCCCGGGATGCAGTTTTTGGGTCAGCCACAGTTTATGGGTATGAGACCTGCTGGACCCCAGTACACTGCTGACATGCAGAAACAAATGGCTGAGGAGCACCA AAAGCGTctagagcagcagcagaagatgcTGGAGGAAGACAGGAAAAGAAGGCAATTTgaggagcagaaacagaagCTGAGGCTGCTCAGCAGTGTCAAACCCAAG ACAGGGGAGAAGAGCCGTGACGATGCCTTGGAGGCTATCAAAGGGAACCTGGACGGCTTCAGCAGAGATGCGAAGATGCACCCCACTCCATCATCACAGTCAAAGAAGCCAG ACTCATCGCCATCACACCCGTCTGTCACcactcactccctccccccAGCTTTGTCTGAGGACAATGACGACTTTAGTGACTTTCAGGGGCCTCTAGAGGCCCCAgcctccttccctctgccctcctcctccgctccctctgCCTTTGGCCTCTCCTCTCAGGCCCACGTCCAGCCTGTTTCCCCTGTCCCCAAGAAAGGTTTCtctgaggatgatgatgagtttAGCGACTTTGTTCAGGGTCCTGTAAACACTCTCCCTTCCTCCAacttccacctctcctctcaaGACCAAATCCAACCTCCGTTCCCTTCCTCACAATCCCTCCCTCAgtccctccctgcctctgtgTCCATTCCCACTGCCTCCCAACACTCTGTTGTCGACACCAGCTCCCAATCTACATTTCAAG GCCCATCCCTGGAAGAGAAGCTATATTCCTCATACGATCTTACTGCTGATAAGACGGCCCAGGTTAGCTTTAAATCCAGGCGGAGTTTGGCTGAAATGGGTCCTAGAGCTAAAGTTTCAGCCCAGTTTCAATCTAGCACTAAAGCGAGGAACTGGGCTGCGGCCCAAGAGGACTTGGGTTCTGTCTTCGCCACTACAGAGCTACATGAGGCACCAGTGTCGGCACCCAGCGTTCCCCCATCAGCTGCTGATTCGTCCTCCAAAACCAGTAGTGAAAGTG GTGTTGGTGTGTACCCACAACAAGAGCACATCCAGCCCATGCTGCCAGCCTGGGCGTACAATGACAGCCTCGTCCCAG AAATGTTCAAGAAGGTTCTTGAATTCACCATGACCCCAGCAGGGATAGACACAGCCAAGCTCTACCCAATATTAATGTCATCAGGTCTCCCCAGGGAAGCACTGGGACAAATCTGGGCGTCCGCCAACCGCACAACACCTGGCATGCTGACCAAGGAGGAGCTCTATACTGTTCTTGCACTAATTGGTGTGGCGCAg AGCGGCCTCCCAGCGATGAATGTGGAAATCCTCAGTCAGTTCCCTTCTCCACCAGTGCCCAACCTGCCGGCCCTGGCTATGGCCATGGCCCCTGTCATGCCCCAGCACCAGCAGCCCATGATAACCCAGCCCCCAGTCTCCATGGCTATGCCCTCACCAACACCAGCAGTAATGGCCATGACACCTGCAGCACCAGCTCAACCGCCCACAAACACTAACTTCATCGCCAACTTTCCTCCTGCACAG CTGTTGTTGATGCAGGCGACCAAAGTAGATGACGACGACTTCCAGGACTTCCAGGAGGCTCCAAAGGCAGGAGCAAAAGATCCGCCCTTTACTGAGTTCCAGGGGGAGTCAGGAGGAAGTTTCCCCACCACCACAGCACAGCAACACCAAAACAG TGCGCCTGCCATGCTGACTCCAGTGTCTGGTTCCTCCTCCGCCCCCGTGACATCCTCTGATAAGTACGCTGTCTTCAAGCAGCTGTCTGTGGATCCACCTGCAGAGCCCACAACCCACGTCTCAG ATGTTGGAGACAAATACAGTGTTTTCAGACAGCTCGAGCAACCTGCTGACAAGAAATCAGTCG GGGAAGGATTTGCAGATTTCAAGTCTGTCAGCGCTGATGATGGCTTCACAGACTTTAAAACCGCCGACAGCATCTCTCCACTAGACCCCTCAGAACAGGCCAAAATCTTCCAGCCTGCCTTCCCCTCTCCTTTCCCAAACTCTCAGTCTCTACAGCAACTaccaccacagcagcagcagcagccagcagtgACTCTTTCTCAGTCCAAAAAACCCCTCAACATAGCTGACCTGGACCTTTTCTCTTCTATagctccctctgctcctgccCCCACAGAGACACAGCCTAGCACCTTCCCCTCTATGTCTGTGCCCCCCTCTTTAGTGCTTCTACCAGGTGGATCTAAAGCTCCAGGGGGAGGCACAAATGATTTTGGTGACTTTGCCCTCTTTGGCTCCTCCTCTGATGCCACTCAAACTTCAGCAGCAGGCGGAGCTGTTGCAGCGCCTCAGGACGACTTTGCAGACTTCATGGCGTTCGGCAGTTCTGGTGGGGAGCCTAAAGGTGACAGCAGCGTCGGGGTGCAAGGAGAGACCACCACGCAGCAGAGGCCTCAGCAGAACTCAGACAAGTACGACGTATTCAAACAGCTGTCTCTGGAGGGAGGCCTCGCCTACGATGACACCAAGgagagcggcggcggctcctTCTCGTCCCTCAAGAGCGACACAGAGGACTTTGCCGACTTTCAGTCCTCAAAGTTCTGCACGGCACTCGGGGCGTCCGAGAAGACTCTGGTGGACAAGGTGAGCGCTTTCAAACAGGGCAAAGAGGACTCCGCCTCTGTCAAGTCACTCGACCTCCCGTCCATTGGAGGGAGCAGTGTGGGGAAAGACGACTCCGAGGACGCGCTGTCAGTGCAGCTGGACATGAAGCTGTCGGATATGGGCGGAGACCTGAAGCACGTGATGTCGGACAGCTCCCTGGATTTGCCAGGTCTCTCGGCCCACCAGCCCCCCGCTACAG AAGGAGACGACCTGAAATTTGACCCCTTTGGGACATCGGACCTCAGCACCCTTGCCAGCTATGACTGGTCAGAGCGGGAGGAATGTCTGCCCAGTGAGCTCAGAAAGTCGCAGGGCATAGAGGGAGCTTCCCTTCCATCTTTAGTCCCAGCACAGAGGAAGGAGCTGACAGTTGGCAGTGCTGAAAACATCTCAAGCGGCTCCGTGGCAAAGATCACCACCTCCTTCCCCACGGAGGATGGCTCATCGATGGATGACAAGTTTGAACCCTTCGCAGACTTTGGCTCCGGCGACCACGGCGGTGTTgtggacgacgaggacgacttTGGGGACTTTGCGAGCACCGTTTCTGAAAAGTCGGACTCGCCCACTGCCACGGCCGAGATGGGCTCTGACGGAAACCAAAGTGAAGCCCCTGATGAGTTTGGCACCTTCCAGGGGGACAAGCCCAAGTTTGGCAAGTCTGACTTCCTCAAGGCGAGCACTCAGGCCAAAGTCAAGTCCAGCGAGGAGATGATCAAGAACGAGCTGGCGACCTTTGACCTATCCGTTCAAG GCTCCCACAAACGCAGTCACAGTTTGGGTGAGAAGGAGATTGGCCGCTCGCCCccatctccagctccagagcATCTCTTCAGAGACCGATCCAACACCCTGAGTGAGAGGCCGGCCCTGCCCGTCATCAGGGACAAGTACAAGGACCTGactggggaggtggag GAGAGCGAGCGATACGCATACGAGTGGCAGAGGTGTCTGGAAAGTGCTTTAGAG GTCATCACCAAAGCTAACAACACCCTCAATGGcatcagcagctcctctgtctgcaCCGAGGTCATCCAGTCTGCTCAGGGCATGGAGTACCTGCTGG GTGTGGTGGAAGTGTTCCGCGTCACCCGGCGTGTGGAGCTGGGCATCAAGGCCACGGCGGTGAGCTCTGAGAAGCTGCAACAGCTGCTGAAGGACGTCAGCCGTGTGTGGAACAACCTCATGGGCTTCATGTCTCTGGCCAAGCTCGCT cctgatGAAAGCTCCCTAGATTTCTCCTCCTGTATTCTGAGGCACGGCATCAAAAATGCCAAGGAGTTggcgtgtggtgtgtgtctgctcaaCGTCGATGCGCGCAGCAAg GATAAAGAAGAAAGCGCTATTGGACGTCTGTTTAAACGa GCATTCAACTCCGAGACGGACAACTTCAAGCTGCTGTACGGGGGCCACCAGTACCACGCCAGCTGCGCCAATTTCTGGATTAACTGTGTGGAGCCCAAACCCCCGGGCCTCATCCTGCCTGACCTGCTCTga